In one Pirellulales bacterium genomic region, the following are encoded:
- a CDS encoding PilZ domain-containing protein, whose translation MTVIDSPLTPGAVLYDLLREARDSYETETRIEMRYSFCRLVSIRVGDTRYPGMSREISQSGIGLLHPEKLPLEEVEVCIRSEDTDILLRAQIQWCKPLGEGWYISGGAFVDLADA comes from the coding sequence ATGACAGTCATCGACAGCCCCCTGACGCCCGGCGCGGTCCTTTACGACCTTCTGCGTGAGGCACGCGACAGCTACGAAACCGAGACACGTATCGAGATGCGCTACTCGTTCTGCAGGCTGGTATCCATTCGCGTGGGCGATACCCGCTATCCCGGTATGAGCCGCGAGATCTCGCAGTCCGGCATCGGACTGTTGCATCCCGAGAAACTGCCGCTGGAAGAGGTCGAGGTTTGTATCCGCAGCGAAGACACCGACATCTTGCTGCGGGCGCAGATCCAGTGGTGCAAGCCTCTCGGCGAGGGGTGGTATATCAGCGGCGGCGCGTTCGTGGACTTGGCGGACGCGTAA
- a CDS encoding PAS domain S-box protein, with product MSKSQSLTPLLGALRTDQPERDGIPSPWSQGSPERASAYEAAFEHAAIGMALVGLNGKLLSANRALCQILGYQRDELVSLRFDANLHPQDIPFDFGLISELLAGKREHFHIEKRYVHKQGHALWILLSVSLVYDDAQQPCYFIAQLQDITDRRRAEATFHALLESAPDAMIIANRQGRIVLVNAQAQAYFGYHADEMLGQPVEMLLPERFRGEHPAHRDRYFASPRVRGMGVGTKLYARRKDGGEVPVEISLSLIEVDEVPHVCCAIRDLTQWNHADETHRRLTAVEHLASHRNELAQMLRLNTMSEMAAGIAHELNQPLSAIANYARGAARRMNRGVAKTDELMPVIDSIAEEAVRASEIIRSVKRFVRKQEPKRVPVDVNEVVESALRIIAGQAHERGVEVVFDGSGHRLQVMGDAIQIEQVMVNLLTNALDALDDVTHAKLLLIEANRTEKGQVEVRVIDNGCGLPTLDGVDVFEAFMTTKIDGLGMGLAISRSLIEAHGGQLTAETNECGGATFRFQLSCEDGGKHDD from the coding sequence ATGTCGAAGAGCCAGTCATTGACACCATTGCTCGGCGCCTTACGAACGGACCAGCCTGAGAGAGATGGAATACCGTCGCCTTGGTCGCAGGGATCTCCCGAGCGTGCATCCGCGTACGAGGCCGCGTTCGAACATGCCGCCATTGGCATGGCACTGGTCGGGCTGAATGGAAAGTTGCTGAGTGCGAATCGCGCGCTTTGCCAGATCCTCGGTTACCAACGGGACGAATTGGTGTCCCTACGCTTCGACGCTAACTTGCATCCTCAAGATATTCCCTTTGATTTTGGCCTGATCAGCGAATTGCTCGCCGGCAAACGCGAGCACTTCCATATCGAAAAGCGATACGTGCATAAGCAGGGACACGCGCTATGGATCTTGCTGAGCGTGTCACTGGTCTATGATGACGCGCAGCAGCCTTGCTACTTCATCGCGCAGTTGCAGGACATAACCGATCGCCGGCGTGCCGAAGCGACGTTCCATGCCCTGCTGGAGTCGGCTCCTGACGCGATGATTATCGCGAATCGGCAGGGCAGAATTGTACTCGTGAATGCACAGGCGCAGGCTTACTTTGGCTACCACGCCGACGAAATGCTAGGTCAGCCAGTCGAGATGCTGCTACCCGAGCGCTTTCGAGGCGAACATCCGGCACATCGCGACCGTTATTTCGCCAGCCCCCGCGTGCGCGGCATGGGCGTGGGAACGAAGCTGTACGCGCGGCGTAAGGACGGCGGCGAAGTTCCCGTCGAGATTAGTCTCAGCCTGATCGAGGTCGATGAGGTACCACATGTCTGCTGTGCGATTCGCGACTTGACGCAATGGAACCATGCCGATGAAACGCATCGACGGCTTACGGCGGTCGAGCACCTGGCAAGTCATCGTAATGAACTAGCGCAGATGCTGCGACTGAACACCATGTCCGAGATGGCCGCGGGCATTGCCCACGAATTGAATCAGCCATTATCCGCGATAGCCAATTACGCCCGGGGTGCAGCGCGAAGAATGAACCGCGGCGTGGCCAAAACGGACGAGTTGATGCCCGTCATCGATTCCATTGCCGAAGAAGCGGTGCGCGCCTCGGAGATTATTCGCAGCGTCAAGCGATTCGTCAGAAAGCAAGAACCGAAACGGGTGCCTGTCGACGTCAACGAAGTCGTCGAGAGCGCGCTACGAATCATCGCCGGCCAGGCACATGAACGTGGGGTGGAAGTCGTCTTTGATGGCTCCGGACATCGGCTGCAGGTCATGGGAGACGCGATACAGATCGAACAGGTAATGGTTAACTTGCTGACTAACGCCCTCGACGCCCTGGACGACGTGACGCACGCCAAACTACTGCTGATCGAGGCCAACAGGACGGAGAAAGGGCAGGTCGAAGTGCGGGTCATCGACAATGGTTGCGGTCTGCCCACCCTGGATGGCGTGGATGTCTTCGAGGCTTTCATGACCACGAAGATCGACGGCTTGGGAATGGGGCTGGCCATCAGTCGCTCGCTGATCGAAGCCCACGGCGGCCAGCTCACCGCCGAGACGAACGAGTGCGGTGGGGCCACATTCCGATTTCAATTGTCTTGTGAAGATGGTGGCAAACATGACGACTGA
- a CDS encoding response regulator, translating into MTTDAVVYLVDDDPAVLKSLHWLVESASLAAKPLNSAASFLEAYDPRRPGCLILDVRMPQMTGLQLQSLLKERNIELPIIIMTGHSDVPTCTESFRNGAFDFIEKPADDEFLIARVQQAIATDIERRQQEVHRTEISKRLATLTPREREVMDAIVSGKSQKRIASELGISFQTAAKHRAKVLTKLQVGNDVEVVRALLVNETNSAT; encoded by the coding sequence ATGACGACTGACGCGGTCGTTTATCTCGTGGACGACGACCCCGCCGTCCTCAAGTCGTTGCATTGGTTGGTCGAGTCGGCCAGCCTCGCTGCCAAACCTCTGAACTCGGCCGCTTCGTTTTTGGAAGCGTACGATCCACGGCGACCAGGCTGCCTGATCCTCGACGTGCGCATGCCGCAGATGACCGGTTTGCAATTGCAGAGCCTCTTAAAGGAGCGCAACATCGAATTGCCGATCATTATCATGACCGGCCACTCGGACGTGCCGACCTGCACCGAGTCCTTCCGCAATGGAGCCTTCGACTTCATCGAGAAGCCAGCCGACGACGAATTCCTGATCGCCCGCGTCCAGCAGGCCATTGCCACCGACATTGAGCGCCGTCAACAAGAGGTGCATAGGACGGAAATCAGCAAACGATTGGCGACCCTCACCCCGCGCGAGCGGGAAGTCATGGATGCGATTGTCAGCGGAAAATCGCAGAAGCGTATCGCCTCGGAACTGGGAATCAGTTTTCAAACGGCCGCCAAGCATCGGGCCAAGGTGCTGACGAAGCTGCAGGTTGGCAACGACGTAGAGGTCGTCCGAGCGCTGCTCGTCAACGAGACGAACTCCGCAACCTGA
- a CDS encoding DUF1214 domain-containing protein — MHPRILFSLLVIPAIGQQSASVFAAESVSGRAANAAQVAESLQQLISENNFPKLDSDTALRNAARQAYLWAWPMVYVRNCHAALSWLRTSGISGGAPVAPPNRLCMLTDRVKSSMTAVACPNPDVIYGFGILDLQEDPVILQVPDFGERFWLFQLGDQRTDGFAQVGKMYGTKPGFYLIAGPDWQGVAPPSVTGVLRCPTKIGYVLPRVLLSDESSKTDSLDKTLGQIQIYPLSQFRGRLESCDWSRKRWLPSLSGGKPRGRVVPKNFFEVLPEVLATVPPLPGEESLYAYFGELIERAAGDERVRQLLTDTAVVAEQELIEPLFEFRRLGQPAKHNWTTTVNGATFGADYLTRAAVAKSNIFVNQPTETKYFYQDLDSEGQRLSGDNSYRITFPAGQLPPTKGHWSLTLYNENHTLHPNILNRHSVGVATPQIQSEPDGSVTILVQQNAPPDQWQDNWLPAPAGKFSLYLRVYWPEDEVVTGQWSPPEVVNTAPVQYAVR; from the coding sequence ATGCACCCGCGTATCTTGTTCTCTTTGCTGGTGATTCCAGCAATCGGTCAGCAGTCGGCAAGCGTTTTCGCGGCTGAATCCGTTTCTGGTCGCGCGGCGAACGCCGCGCAAGTCGCTGAATCTCTTCAGCAATTGATCTCTGAAAACAATTTTCCGAAGTTGGACTCCGATACCGCGCTGCGCAATGCGGCACGACAGGCGTATCTTTGGGCGTGGCCCATGGTCTACGTGCGGAATTGCCACGCTGCACTATCGTGGCTGCGGACCAGCGGCATAAGCGGTGGCGCGCCCGTCGCGCCCCCGAATCGCCTCTGCATGCTGACGGATCGAGTGAAGTCCAGCATGACAGCGGTCGCCTGCCCGAATCCCGATGTGATCTATGGATTTGGGATATTGGACCTGCAAGAGGACCCTGTGATTCTGCAGGTTCCGGATTTCGGCGAGCGATTTTGGTTGTTTCAACTCGGCGACCAGCGCACCGACGGTTTTGCCCAGGTCGGCAAGATGTACGGAACCAAGCCCGGCTTTTACTTGATCGCCGGCCCCGATTGGCAAGGAGTCGCGCCGCCGAGTGTGACCGGAGTGCTGCGCTGCCCCACGAAAATCGGTTATGTGCTGCCGAGAGTTTTGCTTTCGGACGAATCCTCGAAGACGGATTCGCTGGACAAGACGCTCGGGCAGATCCAGATCTATCCTCTGAGCCAGTTTCGTGGCCGACTCGAATCGTGCGATTGGTCACGAAAGCGTTGGTTACCGAGCCTGTCCGGTGGCAAGCCGCGCGGTCGCGTCGTGCCGAAGAACTTCTTCGAAGTCCTTCCCGAGGTGCTGGCAACAGTTCCTCCGCTGCCCGGCGAGGAATCACTCTATGCGTATTTCGGCGAGTTAATCGAGCGCGCCGCAGGCGATGAGCGGGTCCGACAGTTGCTAACCGACACGGCCGTGGTCGCGGAACAGGAGCTGATCGAGCCGTTGTTCGAATTTCGACGGCTTGGTCAACCGGCGAAGCACAATTGGACCACCACGGTCAACGGCGCCACGTTCGGCGCGGACTATCTGACGCGCGCCGCCGTCGCTAAGTCGAATATCTTCGTGAATCAGCCCACGGAGACGAAGTATTTTTATCAGGATCTGGATTCCGAAGGGCAACGGCTAAGCGGAGACAATAGCTATCGGATCACGTTCCCGGCCGGGCAACTCCCCCCTACCAAAGGCCACTGGTCGCTCACACTCTACAACGAAAACCACACCTTGCATCCCAACATCTTGAACCGGCATTCGGTCGGGGTTGCAACACCGCAGATTCAGTCAGAGCCCGATGGCTCGGTCACGATCCTGGTGCAGCAGAACGCGCCGCCCGACCAGTGGCAGGATAACTGGCTGCCCGCACCGGCGGGGAAGTTCTCGCTCTATTTGCGGGTCTATTGGCCGGAAGACGAAGTGGTCACCGGCCAGTGGTCTCCGCCCGAGGTCGTGAACACTGCGCCGGTGCAATACGCGGTGCGATAG
- a CDS encoding right-handed parallel beta-helix repeat-containing protein translates to MRRYLCPLLFAVLVCGQLFVVMPASSVVGQLAEAEQTAADFFVAADGSDQWSGKLNAPNPDRSDGPFATLVRARDAVRALKQLGDNKQIRVLVRGGVYRLDSTIVFSLDDSAPADGTITYAAYGDETPTFTSGVPIVGWHKPERRSPLLPPVARDAVWIADVPAPLSNVLTMYDGQKRLRRASSKPFAPVAYVPPNTPPNRFAFPAGAMKKWPDLKNADLRIIPSCDYEMCLLPLAAVDETAAIATTAVPASRPMGRVKFMDETAWVENVLEVLDEPGEWVIDATDRKLYLWPVDGTPSEAIIAPLLTELLRVEGEIDYEGPADKPVTGLVFQGLTFTGAERLPWHGDTKGGLQHKWEHFDAPSALLRLRGAQQCTVQRCRFVDTGGTGLRLDLTCQDNRVIDNEVAHTGGVGILVAGYGPGTKDVNHHNDVSNNWVHHIGEIYWASPAIMVWQSGENRVTHNLIHNTPYSGITVSGRTGWPAESDATFRAHEVDLPAYDSLPSAGTGSNAVHREWWQAREKYMHGRKNLVAWNDIHDVMETMGDGNGIYISGTGKENHIYQNYVHHLDGDGVASGIRCDNDQYETIVDGNVLYKVRSAQSGISTTETNHIINNIIVDVIPSRRPITKPNIVHGYISIPDPTWPIEGARISRNIIWSPRADYWPIVEHRSLSTGAGDRLKNTSTDYNLYWCPADPQWGQRHIDEQRPSGAELHSLSADPLFVDVDHGDLRLRPESPARQLGIPIWDISTAGLLKSHPYRRAAP, encoded by the coding sequence TTGCGACGATACTTGTGCCCACTGTTGTTTGCCGTCCTGGTTTGCGGCCAATTGTTTGTTGTGATGCCGGCCAGCTCGGTTGTCGGCCAATTAGCCGAAGCAGAGCAAACAGCTGCGGATTTCTTTGTCGCCGCGGATGGCTCTGACCAATGGTCGGGCAAGTTGAACGCTCCCAATCCGGACCGCAGCGATGGCCCCTTCGCCACGCTCGTCAGGGCACGCGACGCTGTGCGAGCCTTAAAACAACTAGGCGATAACAAGCAGATCCGAGTGCTGGTCCGTGGCGGCGTCTATCGTTTGGATAGCACCATCGTCTTTTCACTCGACGATTCGGCGCCGGCCGACGGCACAATCACTTATGCGGCCTATGGGGACGAGACGCCAACTTTCACGTCGGGCGTTCCGATTGTCGGCTGGCACAAGCCAGAACGGCGGTCGCCGCTGCTGCCCCCGGTCGCTCGTGACGCCGTTTGGATTGCCGACGTTCCGGCACCGTTGTCGAACGTACTCACAATGTACGACGGGCAAAAGCGTCTTCGCCGAGCGTCGTCGAAACCTTTTGCGCCGGTCGCGTACGTGCCGCCGAACACGCCACCGAATCGATTCGCATTTCCCGCGGGGGCTATGAAGAAATGGCCCGACCTCAAGAATGCGGACCTTCGTATCATTCCCTCCTGTGATTATGAAATGTGCCTGCTTCCGCTGGCCGCAGTGGATGAAACGGCCGCCATAGCCACGACCGCGGTTCCGGCGTCGCGACCGATGGGGAGGGTAAAGTTCATGGACGAAACAGCCTGGGTCGAGAACGTCCTCGAGGTGCTGGACGAGCCCGGTGAATGGGTCATTGATGCAACCGATCGGAAACTGTATCTCTGGCCTGTCGATGGAACGCCGTCCGAGGCAATCATCGCTCCCCTGCTCACCGAGTTGCTGCGAGTCGAAGGCGAAATTGACTACGAAGGCCCTGCCGATAAGCCCGTCACCGGCCTCGTTTTCCAAGGCCTGACATTCACCGGTGCCGAGCGTTTGCCTTGGCATGGCGACACCAAGGGAGGGCTGCAGCACAAGTGGGAGCATTTTGATGCGCCGAGCGCCCTGCTGCGTCTGCGCGGCGCTCAACAATGTACCGTTCAGAGGTGCCGGTTCGTCGACACCGGTGGAACCGGCCTGCGGCTGGATCTCACCTGCCAGGACAATCGTGTGATTGACAACGAGGTCGCCCATACCGGCGGGGTCGGAATCCTCGTCGCCGGTTACGGCCCGGGCACGAAGGATGTAAATCATCACAACGACGTGTCAAACAACTGGGTGCATCACATCGGTGAAATATACTGGGCCTCGCCGGCCATCATGGTGTGGCAAAGCGGCGAAAACCGGGTCACGCACAATCTGATTCACAACACGCCATACTCGGGCATCACGGTCAGCGGCCGGACCGGCTGGCCTGCTGAGTCGGACGCCACATTCCGCGCGCATGAAGTCGACCTGCCGGCTTACGACAGCTTGCCCAGCGCCGGCACTGGTTCGAATGCCGTCCACCGCGAGTGGTGGCAGGCCCGAGAGAAATACATGCACGGCCGCAAAAATCTCGTGGCCTGGAACGATATCCACGACGTGATGGAAACCATGGGGGACGGCAACGGGATTTATATCTCCGGCACCGGCAAAGAGAACCACATCTACCAGAATTATGTTCACCATCTTGACGGAGACGGCGTGGCCTCGGGCATCCGCTGCGACAACGACCAGTACGAGACGATCGTCGACGGCAACGTGTTGTACAAAGTCCGCAGCGCTCAGTCAGGCATTTCGACGACCGAGACGAATCACATCATCAACAACATCATCGTCGATGTGATCCCCAGCCGCCGGCCAATCACAAAGCCGAACATCGTCCACGGGTATATTTCGATTCCAGACCCAACCTGGCCGATCGAGGGAGCTCGGATCAGTCGCAACATCATTTGGTCGCCGCGCGCGGATTATTGGCCGATCGTCGAGCATCGCAGTCTTTCCACGGGCGCCGGCGACCGTCTGAAGAACACCAGCACCGATTACAACTTGTACTGGTGCCCTGCCGATCCTCAGTGGGGGCAAAGGCATATCGACGAACAACGCCCGAGCGGTGCCGAGCTTCACAGCTTGTCGGCGGATCCGCTGTTTGTGGACGTCGATCACGGCGATCTACGTTTGCGGCCCGAATCGCCAGCGCGACAACTCGGCATTCCGATCTGGGACATCTCCACGGCTGGCTTGCTAAAAAGTCATCCGTATCGTCGCGCAGCCCCGTGA
- a CDS encoding BlaI/MecI/CopY family transcriptional regulator: MTVRLGRVQLRIMQVLWNQSRATAKEITDTLNVDEPIAHSTVQTLLRGLEVKQAVGHDVEGRTFIFFPLVREGQVARSVTRELVDRVFGGSVSETVAYLLKNEKVSPEELKEIRRLVNEQSRK; the protein is encoded by the coding sequence ATGACTGTCAGGCTCGGGCGCGTGCAATTGCGCATTATGCAGGTGCTCTGGAACCAGAGCCGTGCGACGGCGAAGGAAATTACCGACACCCTCAACGTCGATGAGCCAATCGCTCATAGCACGGTGCAGACGCTGCTGCGCGGTTTAGAGGTCAAGCAGGCCGTCGGCCATGACGTCGAGGGGCGAACCTTCATCTTCTTTCCTCTGGTGCGCGAAGGTCAGGTCGCCCGCAGTGTCACGCGCGAGTTGGTCGATCGCGTCTTCGGCGGCAGCGTCAGCGAAACGGTCGCCTATCTGCTTAAAAACGAAAAAGTTTCGCCTGAGGAATTGAAGGAAATTCGTCGCCTGGTCAACGAACAGTCACGCAAATAA